In Methylomagnum ishizawai, one DNA window encodes the following:
- a CDS encoding patatin-like phospholipase family protein: MAEESPSTFRIGLVMAGAVSAGAYTAGVVDFLMEALEIWERKKRESGVPTHTARIDVVTGASAGSIAGAVFASAIRDQNYPDLRPQEQRQPTQLYRAWVQKVDIRPMLGLDDLEKTAVQDPRNWLRRTACCLFGWCGDTAPPQPGAVASILNSDALDAIANQVINVAWTRADWPGYLRAPLALYFTVTNLRGVPYSINFTGEQGSVFGMSQHADYMSFLANSDGQGHPGTYLPLGRIGEYDGLGGNWDMLKRSALASGAFPVGLAARVLERTGTAAYDQRCWSIPHAPQADEPCVCKTLEPIEPSWPQCIEPKESYVYEFVNVDGGVANNEPFELARRFLANDLDVMSCIPGTAATDKHLPRSAIEANASVLMVDPFPNDLTYDCGYAPDTGLIPVLKGLVGAMLSQLRFKTEDLELAKRGDVHSRWIVSPKRSGMGPGNPAIASATLGAFGGFMHWRFRDHDYQLGRRNCQRFLQTTFLLHRDNPVFAGQWPDPAIAQFGTERAFQDGTALFLPIIPLYGECAQTVPEPAWPKDALTDFTELHKLVKARAQALTGRLIETNVDSCLDRGLMKLGLGIINLRRQLSGKDNIIADGVIAAIKADLQKNNLLSQETP, encoded by the coding sequence ATGGCAGAAGAATCCCCATCCACTTTCCGCATCGGGCTGGTCATGGCCGGTGCTGTTTCCGCCGGGGCGTACACCGCCGGCGTCGTGGACTTCCTCATGGAAGCCCTCGAAATCTGGGAACGCAAGAAACGCGAATCCGGCGTCCCCACCCACACCGCCCGCATCGACGTCGTGACCGGCGCTTCGGCGGGTTCCATCGCCGGGGCCGTGTTCGCCTCCGCCATCCGCGACCAGAACTATCCCGACCTCCGTCCCCAAGAGCAGCGCCAACCGACCCAACTCTACCGCGCCTGGGTGCAAAAGGTGGACATCCGCCCCATGCTCGGTCTGGACGACCTGGAGAAAACCGCCGTCCAAGACCCCCGCAACTGGCTCCGGCGCACGGCCTGCTGTTTGTTCGGCTGGTGCGGCGACACCGCGCCGCCCCAGCCCGGCGCGGTGGCCTCGATCCTGAATTCCGACGCCCTCGACGCCATCGCCAACCAAGTCATCAACGTGGCCTGGACCCGCGCCGACTGGCCGGGCTATCTACGCGCCCCATTGGCCTTGTACTTCACCGTCACCAACCTGCGCGGCGTCCCCTATTCCATCAATTTTACCGGGGAACAGGGCAGCGTGTTCGGCATGTCCCAGCACGCCGATTACATGAGTTTCCTCGCCAATAGCGACGGGCAGGGACACCCCGGAACCTATCTGCCCCTGGGCCGTATCGGCGAATACGACGGCCTCGGCGGCAATTGGGACATGCTCAAGCGCTCGGCCCTCGCCAGCGGCGCGTTCCCGGTCGGCCTAGCGGCGCGGGTGTTGGAACGCACCGGCACTGCCGCCTACGACCAACGTTGTTGGTCCATCCCCCATGCCCCCCAAGCCGACGAACCCTGCGTCTGCAAGACCCTGGAACCCATCGAACCGTCCTGGCCCCAGTGTATCGAGCCGAAGGAATCGTATGTCTACGAATTCGTCAACGTGGACGGCGGGGTCGCCAACAACGAGCCGTTCGAACTGGCGCGGCGTTTCCTCGCCAACGACCTGGACGTCATGTCCTGTATCCCCGGCACCGCCGCCACCGACAAGCACCTGCCGCGCAGCGCCATCGAGGCCAACGCCAGCGTGCTGATGGTCGATCCCTTCCCCAACGATTTGACCTACGATTGCGGCTACGCCCCCGACACCGGCCTGATTCCGGTCCTCAAGGGCCTGGTCGGGGCCATGCTCTCGCAATTGCGCTTCAAGACCGAGGATTTGGAACTGGCCAAGCGCGGCGATGTGCATAGCCGCTGGATCGTCTCGCCCAAGCGTTCGGGGATGGGACCTGGGAATCCGGCCATCGCCTCGGCCACGCTGGGGGCGTTCGGCGGCTTCATGCACTGGCGGTTCCGCGACCACGACTACCAACTGGGCCGCCGCAACTGCCAGCGCTTCCTCCAGACCACCTTCCTGCTGCACCGGGACAACCCGGTGTTCGCGGGCCAGTGGCCGGACCCGGCCATCGCGCAATTCGGCACCGAGCGCGCGTTCCAAGACGGCACAGCCCTCTTCCTGCCCATCATCCCGCTCTATGGGGAATGCGCCCAGACCGTGCCGGAACCGGCATGGCCCAAGGACGCCCTGACCGATTTCACCGAACTGCATAAGCTGGTCAAGGCCCGTGCCCAAGCCCTGACCGGGCGCTTGATCGAAACCAATGTCGATAGCTGCCTGGACCGCGGCCTCATGAAACTGGGCCTCGGGATCATCAACCTGCGCCGCCAGTTGTCTGGCAAGGACAACATCATCGCGGATGGCGTCATCGCCGCCATCAAAGCGGACTTGCAGAAAAACAACCTGTTGAGCCAGGAGACCCCATAA
- a CDS encoding bestrophin family protein codes for MITYDPKSWWGLIFKFHKSDTFRRLLPAMATVGVFSGGIAFVDRELWPEHLSSTTAVHSLLGFVISLLLVFRTNTAYERWWEGRKLWGSLVNTSRNLALKLNAYLRKGHPVRAALATQLGAYAATLKDHLRDANPPHKGPIRHAPNAVAAYLFAEIDGLYRRGDLTAEHVLMLNPDLTQLTEICGACERIKKTPIPYSYSLFIKKFVFAYIVSMPFVFVDSFGYWTALFTTFIFYVLGSLEIIAEEVENPFGTDANDLPTDDLAQTIAANVRDILVGNGAAPRA; via the coding sequence GTGATTACCTACGATCCTAAATCCTGGTGGGGACTGATTTTCAAATTCCACAAGAGCGACACCTTCAGGCGCTTGCTGCCGGCCATGGCGACGGTCGGGGTGTTCTCGGGGGGGATCGCCTTCGTGGACCGGGAACTCTGGCCGGAACACCTGAGTTCCACCACGGCGGTGCATTCGCTGCTGGGTTTCGTGATTTCGCTGCTCCTGGTGTTCCGCACCAACACCGCCTACGAACGCTGGTGGGAAGGGCGCAAGCTTTGGGGTTCTCTGGTCAATACCTCGCGCAATCTGGCTTTGAAGCTCAATGCCTATCTGCGCAAGGGCCATCCCGTCCGCGCCGCGCTCGCCACCCAACTGGGTGCCTACGCCGCGACCCTCAAGGACCATTTGCGCGACGCCAATCCGCCCCACAAAGGCCCGATCCGCCATGCCCCCAACGCCGTCGCCGCCTATTTGTTCGCCGAGATCGACGGCCTTTACCGGCGCGGCGACCTGACCGCCGAACACGTCCTGATGCTGAACCCCGACCTGACCCAACTCACCGAGATTTGCGGGGCCTGCGAGCGGATCAAGAAAACCCCGATCCCTTATTCGTATAGCCTGTTCATCAAGAAGTTCGTGTTCGCCTACATCGTGTCCATGCCCTTCGTGTTCGTGGATTCCTTCGGTTATTGGACGGCGTTGTTCACCACCTTCATCTTCTACGTCCTGGGTAGTTTGGAAATCATCGCCGAGGAAGTGGAAAATCCCTTCGGCACCGATGCCAACGATCTGCCCACCGACGATCTCGCCCAGACCATCGCCGCCAATGTCCGGGATATCCTGGTCGGCAACGGTGCCGCGCCCAGGGCGTGA
- a CDS encoding type II toxin-antitoxin system HicB family antitoxin, with the protein MKFNVTIDRDEDGIWIVECPSIPGCISQGETKDEALKNIEDAIAQCLQVRAEMGLPLTLETRLIEVAA; encoded by the coding sequence ATGAAATTCAACGTGACCATCGACCGCGACGAAGACGGCATCTGGATCGTGGAATGCCCATCGATCCCCGGTTGTATCTCCCAAGGCGAAACCAAGGACGAGGCGCTAAAAAACATCGAAGACGCCATCGCCCAATGCTTGCAGGTACGCGCCGAAATGGGATTGCCGTTAACTCTGGAAACCCGCTTGATCGAAGTGGCCGCGTAA
- the gloB gene encoding hydroxyacylglutathione hydrolase, whose product MLDIHQILVMRDNYVYLLRDPATGATAVVDPAAAEPVLAALARTGWKLSHILNTHHHWDHVDGNLALKQATGCKVYGAARDRGDIPGLDVALGEGDVVALGAMTALVMAVPGHTQGHLAYWFKADRALFCGDTLFAMGCGRLLGGTAEQMWNSLGCIRDLPDETLIYCAHEYTEANGRFALTLEPDNPALVERMARVRALRRDGRPTVPSSLLEERATNPFLRPDSAEIQATLGLRGAEPMRVFAETRRRKDAF is encoded by the coding sequence ATGCTCGATATCCATCAAATCCTGGTGATGCGGGACAATTATGTCTACCTGCTGCGCGATCCGGCCACTGGGGCCACGGCGGTGGTCGATCCGGCGGCAGCGGAGCCGGTGCTGGCGGCTTTGGCGCGGACCGGCTGGAAACTCAGCCACATCCTCAATACCCACCACCATTGGGACCATGTGGATGGCAACCTGGCGCTGAAGCAAGCGACCGGCTGCAAGGTCTACGGCGCGGCCCGCGACCGGGGCGATATTCCCGGCCTGGATGTGGCGCTAGGGGAGGGCGATGTGGTGGCGTTGGGCGCGATGACCGCCCTGGTGATGGCGGTGCCGGGCCATACCCAAGGCCATCTGGCCTATTGGTTCAAGGCGGATCGGGCCTTGTTTTGCGGGGATACGCTGTTCGCGATGGGCTGCGGGCGCTTGCTGGGCGGCACAGCGGAGCAGATGTGGAACTCCTTGGGCTGCATCCGCGACTTGCCGGACGAGACCCTTATCTACTGCGCCCACGAATATACCGAGGCCAATGGCCGTTTCGCCCTGACGCTGGAGCCGGATAATCCAGCCCTGGTCGAGCGCATGGCCCGCGTGCGGGCACTGAGGCGCGACGGCAGGCCGACCGTGCCTTCGTCGTTGCTGGAAGAGCGGGCGACCAATCCCTTCCTCCGCCCGGACAGCGCCGAAATCCAGGCCACGCTGGGCCTGCGCGGCGCGGAGCCGATGCGGGTGTTCGCCGAAACGCGGCGGCGCAAGGACGCCTTTTGA
- a CDS encoding type II toxin-antitoxin system HicA family toxin yields MGPVLPSLNGREVVRVFQSLGWRVVRQNGSHIVMVKPGEMATLSVPDHREVAKGTLRGLIRAAGLTVPEFLSKI; encoded by the coding sequence ATGGGTCCAGTCCTCCCCAGCTTAAATGGGCGGGAAGTAGTCCGGGTTTTCCAAAGCTTGGGATGGCGGGTTGTCCGGCAAAATGGGAGCCATATCGTCATGGTTAAGCCGGGTGAAATGGCAACCCTATCAGTCCCAGACCACCGGGAAGTAGCAAAAGGTACGCTACGCGGATTGATCCGTGCCGCAGGACTGACCGTGCCTGAGTTTCTCTCGAAGATTTAA
- a CDS encoding MutS-related protein, with protein sequence MKEIVNALYPTLLQSDAVEPPPIRRPPPAKANQNVIDPTSFQSMEVDKLFDSVNHASTVAGQATLYRSLTRPLADAGLIRAKQDAVREIETSGEIRQRLENLIKQARDTEKDFYDLLFGTFVGMLSSPAHKLEIEGYGYASYIRGTRFMLNLVDAAHRLPTPQSEYLATLVDDLKGFSKSRAYALAHGPAYRTEKGMATKAEKGWFVPGIKFKPSLFKPGLLGLVGVLFLVLMELIPIVFEMFDSIGPTIWLFIAPLSLLYIPVVGGFDRDACIYPLRLIFRKSNDVQNLLDSLGKLDELLSFVRLKENFPHPMTLPKILDTDRHTLEVKNVRNPILGKDNRDYVGNDLTLREERLTLVTGPNSGGKTAFCKTLTQTQLLAQIGSYVPAEQAELSPADRIYYQMPEISHLADGEGRFGTELRRTKEIFLSSSPQSLIVMDELSEGTTHEEKIEISMNILDGFRQKGNSTLLITHNHELVDRFQEKKVGLARQVEFKNDQPTYRLIEGISRVSHADRVAKKIGFSKEDIARYLTGR encoded by the coding sequence ATGAAAGAAATCGTGAACGCCCTGTATCCCACCCTGCTGCAATCCGACGCCGTCGAACCCCCACCGATCCGCCGCCCGCCACCGGCCAAGGCCAACCAAAACGTCATCGATCCCACCAGCTTCCAATCCATGGAGGTCGATAAGCTGTTCGACAGCGTCAACCACGCCAGCACCGTCGCGGGCCAAGCCACCCTCTACCGCTCGCTTACCCGCCCCTTGGCCGACGCCGGCCTGATCCGCGCCAAGCAAGACGCCGTGCGCGAGATCGAAACCAGCGGCGAAATCCGCCAACGCTTGGAGAACCTCATCAAACAGGCCAGAGACACCGAAAAGGACTTCTACGACCTGCTGTTCGGCACCTTCGTCGGGATGCTGTCCTCGCCCGCCCACAAGCTGGAAATCGAAGGTTACGGCTACGCCAGCTATATCCGGGGCACCCGCTTCATGCTGAACCTGGTGGACGCCGCCCACCGCCTGCCCACCCCGCAAAGCGAATACCTCGCCACCCTGGTCGACGACCTCAAGGGCTTCTCGAAATCCCGCGCCTACGCCTTGGCCCATGGCCCGGCCTACCGCACCGAAAAAGGCATGGCCACCAAGGCCGAGAAAGGCTGGTTCGTGCCCGGCATCAAGTTCAAGCCCAGCTTGTTCAAGCCCGGCTTGCTCGGCCTCGTCGGCGTGTTGTTCCTGGTGTTGATGGAACTCATCCCCATCGTGTTCGAGATGTTCGATTCCATCGGCCCCACCATTTGGTTGTTCATCGCCCCGCTGTCCCTGCTGTATATCCCCGTGGTTGGCGGTTTCGACCGCGATGCTTGCATCTATCCCTTGCGCCTGATTTTCAGGAAATCCAACGATGTGCAGAATCTTTTGGATTCCCTGGGCAAACTCGACGAACTGCTGAGTTTCGTCCGCCTCAAGGAAAACTTCCCCCATCCCATGACCCTGCCCAAAATCCTCGACACCGACCGCCACACCCTGGAAGTGAAGAATGTGCGGAATCCCATCCTCGGCAAGGACAACCGCGATTATGTGGGCAACGATCTTACCCTGCGCGAGGAACGCCTGACCCTCGTCACCGGACCCAATAGCGGCGGCAAAACCGCCTTCTGCAAGACCCTGACCCAAACCCAGCTACTGGCCCAGATCGGAAGCTACGTGCCCGCCGAACAGGCCGAGCTTTCGCCCGCCGACCGTATCTATTACCAGATGCCCGAAATCAGCCATCTCGCCGACGGCGAAGGCCGTTTCGGCACCGAATTGCGCCGCACCAAGGAAATCTTCCTCAGCAGCAGCCCGCAAAGCCTGATCGTGATGGACGAATTGTCCGAAGGCACCACCCACGAGGAGAAGATCGAAATCTCCATGAACATCCTCGACGGTTTCCGCCAGAAGGGTAATAGCACCCTCCTCATCACCCACAACCACGAACTGGTGGACCGCTTCCAGGAGAAAAAAGTCGGACTGGCCCGGCAGGTCGAATTCAAGAACGACCAACCGACCTATCGTTTGATCGAAGGCATTTCCAGGGTCAGCCACGCCGACCGGGTGGCGAAGAAGATCGGTTTTTCCAAGGAAGATATCGCGCGCTATTTGACCGGGAGGTAG
- the xrtE gene encoding exosortase E/protease, VPEID-CTERM system, which translates to MKSSYTVPSLFSPIPRFAQDTYGPVALFHHTKEIWKLGLWLGSGGLLLLAPRHAHLLGEFRRQSRYHRWQGWLCGQCLAFVALVATTAYLFAQPTQAERLDLGGAVVWAALLGATLWLWLLALAPARFWAWLVRREAPALVAGMVLGYCASRVVEQLVWQEAPLAQKELWGILSGYTLALVHTLLGWIYPDRVYIPESAVVGTPDFAVEITYACSGIEGISLIVLFIALYLGLFHKELRFPQSFWLFPLGICAIWLGNALRIAALIILGSEISPELASEGFHAQAGWIMLILIILGLLWVSHRWHYFATSPAYSPSKGGAIRLETGLLLPLLALLATTMITAAFSSGGFDSLYPLKVLVTLAVLGYCWNAYTRLGWHWDWQAPLIGGAVFAVWMALEPDSGADGAGLAQGLAGLSGGPAALWLVFRVLGSVVAVPLAEELAFRGYLLRKLIARDIETVPPGRFTWVSFLASSVLFGLLHERWLAGSLAGMGYALALYRRGRIGDAVVAHMTTNGLIALTVLARGRWGLWT; encoded by the coding sequence ATGAAATCGAGCTACACAGTACCCAGCCTGTTTTCCCCGATACCCCGGTTCGCGCAAGATACCTATGGCCCGGTGGCGCTCTTCCACCATACCAAGGAAATCTGGAAACTCGGGCTATGGCTGGGCAGCGGCGGCCTGTTGCTCCTGGCCCCGCGCCATGCCCACCTGCTCGGGGAGTTCCGGCGACAATCCCGCTATCATCGTTGGCAAGGCTGGCTGTGCGGCCAGTGCCTGGCCTTCGTGGCGCTGGTGGCAACCACCGCCTATCTATTCGCCCAACCCACCCAGGCCGAGCGCCTCGACCTGGGCGGGGCCGTGGTTTGGGCCGCGCTGTTGGGCGCGACCCTGTGGCTCTGGCTGCTCGCGCTGGCACCAGCCCGGTTCTGGGCTTGGTTGGTCCGCCGTGAAGCCCCGGCCTTGGTGGCGGGGATGGTATTGGGTTATTGCGCTTCCCGTGTCGTGGAACAACTGGTATGGCAAGAAGCCCCGCTGGCCCAAAAAGAGTTATGGGGTATCCTATCCGGTTATACCTTGGCGCTGGTCCATACCCTATTGGGCTGGATTTACCCAGATAGGGTTTATATACCGGAATCCGCCGTGGTCGGCACGCCTGATTTCGCAGTGGAAATCACCTATGCCTGTTCGGGGATCGAAGGTATCAGCCTCATTGTCTTATTCATCGCGTTATATCTCGGCTTATTCCACAAGGAACTGAGGTTTCCGCAATCGTTCTGGTTATTTCCCTTGGGTATCTGCGCGATCTGGCTGGGGAACGCCTTGCGTATCGCCGCCCTGATTATCCTGGGCAGCGAGATTTCGCCGGAATTGGCCAGCGAGGGTTTCCATGCCCAAGCCGGCTGGATCATGCTGATCCTTATCATCCTGGGCCTGCTGTGGGTTTCCCATCGCTGGCACTATTTCGCCACCAGCCCGGCCTATTCCCCGTCCAAGGGCGGGGCGATACGGCTGGAAACCGGCCTACTCCTACCCTTGCTAGCCTTGCTGGCGACCACGATGATAACCGCGGCGTTTTCCAGCGGCGGCTTCGATAGCCTATACCCACTGAAAGTGCTGGTCACGCTGGCGGTCCTGGGGTATTGCTGGAACGCCTATACCCGGCTCGGCTGGCATTGGGATTGGCAGGCTCCGCTGATCGGCGGCGCGGTCTTCGCGGTCTGGATGGCCTTGGAACCCGACTCCGGCGCGGACGGGGCCGGGTTGGCCCAGGGTTTGGCCGGATTATCGGGCGGGCCGGCGGCGCTGTGGTTGGTATTCCGGGTGTTGGGTTCGGTGGTCGCCGTGCCCTTGGCGGAGGAATTGGCGTTCCGCGGCTATTTGCTCCGCAAGCTGATCGCCCGCGATATCGAAACCGTCCCGCCGGGGCGGTTCACCTGGGTGTCGTTCCTGGCGAGCTCGGTACTGTTCGGGCTATTGCATGAGCGTTGGCTGGCCGGGAGCCTGGCCGGGATGGGTTACGCGCTGGCGCTGTACCGGCGCGGGCGGATCGGGGATGCCGTGGTGGCGCATATGACCACCAACGGCTTGATCGCCCTGACCGTGTTGGCGCGGGGACGCTGGGGTTTGTGGACCTGA
- a CDS encoding pyridine nucleotide-disulfide oxidoreductase, which yields MTDSPSTHLTLGLPGYTYADLYDPARLAALSADFDAQVQAGQPELFAEFAQYRASHGAGMKPEQISDLLVRMAPEVGGFVARLFGVEAERAAQIAAIRADFDGVFAYKNDIVGKVASRYKGVDPATWDAAELRQQFTTLLAVAVEDSPLKADREAAVAGLAVALKHASAGADTGLAATLRGRLLAHDSAPALFENLLSQDDAGLAAGLYDVVCRWTFAATRLPEFQAEVSGWLSFKSPAKSDFAHLVHHATREIDGYSIWSGPEEHHRRRDGFGLTDPRFGQRRTLYEVDHCIYCHDRDTDSCSKGMRNKKDGSYKSNPLGVTITGCPLEEKISEMHAVKREGDNIGSLALITIDNPLCPGTGHRICNDCMKGCIYQKTEPVNIPQIETNVLTDVLFMPWGFEIYSLLTRWNPLNLKRPHALAYNGKNVLVAGMGPAGYTLSHYLLNEGFGVVGIDGLKIEPLPKALTGDAHTPPQPIRDFRDLYEALDKRIMLGFGGVAEYGITVRWDKNFLKVIYLNLLRRHNFRIYGGVRFGGTLTINEAWDLGFDHIAIASGAGKPTVIDLKNNLIRGIRKASDFLMGLQLTGAAKESSLANMQVRLPAGVIGGGLTAIDTCTEALAYYPVQVEKVLHRYEKLCYIHGEAAVRARYDAEETAILDEFLEHGRIIQAERQRAEAAGEKPHFLPFLEAWGGVTMFYRKGIEDAPAYRQNAEEIKEALDEGIRLAPGMNPLEALEDPYGHLRAVKFERLELQDGKWRKAEELEVPLRSLFVAAGTSPNTIYESEHPDSFEMDKKFYQRYQPNWESLGAKDGDFEWEPMHDQTMPKLGKPAPFTSYRRQGRFITFYGDNHPVYAGNVVKAMASAKDGYPYIAKLYEKELAALDASRQAERDQKLKAFQHSLDDKLLAHIVEINRITPTIIEVIVRAPLAAKHFCPGQFYRVQNFEAYAPVVEGTTLLAEGLALTGAWVDKEQGLVSLIALEMGSSSRLLAQWKPGDPVIVMGVTGAPTEIHAGQTVALLGGGLGNAVLFSIGKALRAAGSQVVYFAGYRKREDVFKIQEIEAASDVVVWSVDKLPGAEPIQPLRPQDKTFVGNIVEAMVAYAEGQLGPTPVHLDDVDHLIVIGSDRMMAAVKAARFGILKPYLKPHHSAIGSINSPMQCMMKGVCAQCLCKHVDPETGKEYFVYSCYNQDQELDRVDFPNLNARLRQNSVQEKLSGLWLEYLLSKR from the coding sequence ATGACCGATTCCCCTAGCACACACCTGACCTTGGGCCTGCCCGGCTACACCTATGCCGATTTGTACGATCCCGCCCGTTTGGCGGCCCTGTCGGCGGACTTCGATGCCCAAGTCCAAGCCGGCCAACCCGAACTGTTCGCCGAATTCGCGCAATACCGCGCCAGCCACGGCGCGGGCATGAAACCCGAACAAATCTCCGACCTGTTGGTCCGCATGGCCCCGGAAGTCGGCGGCTTCGTGGCCCGCCTGTTCGGCGTCGAGGCCGAGCGGGCCGCGCAGATCGCCGCCATCCGCGCCGATTTCGACGGCGTGTTCGCCTATAAGAACGACATCGTCGGCAAGGTCGCCAGCCGTTACAAAGGCGTGGACCCCGCGACCTGGGACGCGGCGGAATTGCGCCAGCAATTCACCACCCTGCTGGCCGTCGCGGTCGAGGACAGCCCGCTCAAGGCCGACCGCGAAGCCGCCGTGGCCGGGCTGGCCGTGGCCCTCAAACACGCCAGCGCAGGCGCGGATACCGGCCTTGCCGCCACCCTGCGCGGGCGGTTGCTGGCCCACGACAGCGCCCCGGCCCTGTTCGAGAACCTGCTAAGCCAGGACGACGCCGGACTCGCTGCGGGCCTTTACGACGTGGTATGCCGCTGGACCTTCGCCGCGACCCGGCTCCCCGAATTCCAGGCTGAAGTTTCCGGCTGGCTCAGCTTCAAATCCCCGGCCAAATCCGATTTCGCCCATCTGGTCCACCACGCCACCCGCGAGATCGACGGCTATTCGATCTGGTCCGGCCCCGAGGAACACCACCGCCGCCGCGACGGCTTCGGCCTGACCGATCCGCGTTTCGGCCAGCGCCGCACGCTGTACGAGGTGGACCATTGCATCTACTGCCACGACCGCGACACCGATTCCTGCTCCAAGGGCATGCGGAACAAGAAGGACGGCAGCTACAAGAGCAATCCCTTGGGCGTCACCATCACCGGCTGTCCCTTGGAGGAAAAAATCTCCGAGATGCACGCGGTCAAGCGCGAGGGCGACAACATCGGCTCCCTGGCCCTCATCACCATCGACAATCCGCTGTGTCCCGGCACCGGCCACCGGATTTGCAACGATTGCATGAAGGGCTGCATCTACCAGAAGACCGAGCCGGTCAACATCCCGCAGATCGAAACCAACGTCCTCACCGACGTGCTGTTCATGCCCTGGGGTTTCGAGATTTATTCGCTGCTGACGCGCTGGAATCCCTTGAACCTCAAGCGCCCGCACGCCCTGGCCTACAACGGCAAGAACGTGCTGGTCGCGGGCATGGGTCCGGCGGGCTATACCCTGTCGCATTACCTCCTGAACGAAGGTTTCGGCGTGGTCGGCATCGACGGCCTCAAGATCGAACCGCTGCCGAAAGCCCTGACCGGCGACGCCCACACCCCGCCGCAACCGATCCGCGATTTCCGCGACCTCTACGAAGCTTTGGATAAGCGCATCATGCTGGGCTTCGGCGGCGTGGCCGAATACGGCATCACCGTGCGCTGGGATAAGAATTTCCTCAAGGTGATCTATCTCAACCTGCTGCGCCGCCACAACTTCCGCATCTATGGCGGCGTGCGTTTCGGTGGGACGCTGACCATCAACGAGGCTTGGGATTTGGGCTTCGACCATATCGCCATCGCCTCCGGCGCGGGCAAGCCCACCGTCATCGATCTCAAGAACAACTTGATCCGCGGCATCCGCAAGGCGTCGGATTTCCTGATGGGCCTGCAATTGACCGGCGCGGCCAAGGAATCCTCCCTCGCCAATATGCAAGTCCGCCTGCCGGCCGGGGTCATCGGCGGCGGCCTGACCGCCATCGACACCTGCACCGAAGCCCTGGCCTATTACCCGGTGCAGGTGGAAAAGGTGCTGCACCGCTATGAAAAGCTGTGCTACATCCACGGCGAAGCCGCCGTCCGCGCCCGCTACGACGCCGAGGAAACCGCCATCCTCGACGAGTTCCTCGAACATGGCCGCATCATCCAGGCCGAGCGCCAACGCGCCGAGGCCGCCGGGGAAAAACCCCACTTCCTGCCGTTCCTGGAGGCTTGGGGCGGGGTGACGATGTTCTACCGCAAGGGCATCGAGGATGCCCCGGCCTACCGCCAGAACGCCGAGGAAATCAAGGAAGCCCTGGACGAAGGCATCCGCCTCGCCCCCGGCATGAATCCGCTGGAAGCCCTCGAAGACCCCTACGGCCACCTCCGCGCTGTGAAATTCGAGCGGCTGGAATTGCAAGACGGCAAGTGGCGCAAGGCCGAGGAATTGGAAGTACCGCTCAGGAGCCTGTTCGTCGCCGCCGGGACCTCGCCCAACACCATCTACGAATCCGAACACCCGGACAGCTTCGAGATGGATAAGAAGTTCTATCAGCGCTACCAGCCAAATTGGGAATCCCTGGGCGCGAAGGATGGGGATTTCGAGTGGGAACCGATGCACGACCAGACGATGCCCAAGCTGGGCAAGCCCGCGCCGTTCACCTCCTATCGCCGCCAAGGCCGCTTCATCACCTTCTACGGCGACAACCATCCGGTCTACGCCGGCAACGTGGTGAAGGCGATGGCCAGCGCCAAGGACGGTTATCCCTACATCGCCAAGCTCTACGAAAAAGAGCTGGCGGCGCTCGACGCCAGCCGCCAAGCCGAGCGCGACCAGAAGCTCAAAGCCTTCCAACACAGCCTGGACGACAAGCTCCTGGCCCACATCGTCGAAATCAACCGGATCACACCGACCATCATCGAAGTCATCGTGCGGGCGCCCTTGGCCGCCAAGCATTTCTGTCCCGGCCAGTTCTACCGGGTGCAGAATTTCGAGGCTTATGCCCCGGTGGTCGAAGGCACCACGCTCCTGGCCGAAGGTCTGGCCCTGACCGGCGCGTGGGTGGATAAGGAACAAGGCCTGGTCTCGCTGATCGCCCTGGAGATGGGCTCGTCCTCGCGCCTGCTGGCGCAGTGGAAACCGGGTGATCCCGTCATCGTCATGGGCGTGACCGGCGCTCCGACCGAAATCCACGCCGGGCAGACCGTGGCCCTGTTGGGCGGCGGTTTGGGCAACGCGGTGTTGTTCTCCATCGGCAAGGCGCTACGGGCGGCGGGTAGCCAAGTGGTGTATTTCGCGGGCTATCGCAAGCGCGAGGACGTGTTCAAAATCCAGGAGATCGAAGCGGCGTCGGACGTGGTGGTCTGGTCGGTGGACAAGCTCCCCGGTGCCGAGCCGATCCAGCCCTTGCGCCCGCAGGATAAAACCTTCGTCGGCAATATCGTCGAGGCCATGGTGGCCTACGCCGAAGGCCAACTCGGCCCGACCCCGGTGCATTTGGACGATGTGGACCATCTCATCGTCATCGGCTCCGACCGGATGATGGCGGCGGTGAAAGCGGCCCGCTTCGGCATCCTCAAGCCCTATCTCAAGCCGCACCACAGCGCCATCGGCTCCATCAACTCGCCCATGCAGTGCATGATGAAAGGCGTCTGCGCCCAATGTCTGTGCAAGCATGTCGATCCCGAAACCGGCAAGGAATACTTCGTGTATTCCTGCTACAACCAGGACCAGGAACTCGACCGGGTGGATTTCCCGAACCTGAACGCCCGTTTGCGGCAGAATTCGGTGCAGGAGAAGTTGTCGGGCTTGTGGTTGGAGTATTTGTTGTCGAAGCGGTAA